A stretch of Telopea speciosissima isolate NSW1024214 ecotype Mountain lineage chromosome 11, Tspe_v1, whole genome shotgun sequence DNA encodes these proteins:
- the LOC122645224 gene encoding uncharacterized protein LOC122645224 — protein sequence MEERTSGGPWEGEREVAEGLRVAKSGRRRKRGGGEVEERWGWVEKIPDFFLSIEHYLGSFMFPLLEETRAALCASMEVISEAPVGEVTSLAESKPYGSLLYQINVDSWKNKLRLGGKEEYRAKAGDIFVFSDIIPETVSDLQCYGRSWTFAAVIYATDYEQSEEGSGVSLQVKASSAIEVKDGMQNSLFAIFLVNLTTNDRIWAALKGIGNLKIMENILGDNLKAEKFCNICSLWDERFVKGILPELSESQTDAVLHSILAMQCNHEYFVKLIWGPPGTGKTKTVSSLLWSALRMKCRTLACAPTNIAVKQVASRVLMLVRSFRQAEYGMNSTCCSLGDVLLFGSEDRLKVGDDLEEIFINYRVDRFVECFGRLTGWKHRFTSMIDFLENCVPQYNIYLENKLSQVHEACEENKTSKDGLSFLDFTRKWFKEVAQPVRECVRVLSTHLPKHLILAQIFQCTISLLYLLESFEIMLFQDDVVEKELEELFLHSEEVGIAMPPLVKLEPQCINCSKSDILLKIRNTLRSLHDSVMNLDLPQSMNKGSIRKLCFQSASLIFCTASSSYKLHSLEMEPLNLLVIDEAAQLKECESVIPLQLPGIRHAILIGDECQLPAMVESKVSSEAGFGRSLFERLSVLEHPKHLLNMQYRMHPEVSIFPNARFYCNQILDAPSVQDKSYEKHYLPGPMYGPYSFINIRDGREILDDVGRSRKNLVEVAVVVKVLRNLYKGMFWL from the exons ATGGAAGAGAGGACTTCAGGAGGGCCTTGGGAAGGCGAAAGGGAGGTGGCAGAAGGCCTGAGGGTGGCCAAGAGTGGTCGAAGGCGGAAGAGGGGTGGTGGCGAGGTGGAAGAGAGGTGGGGTTGG GTGGAAAAGATTCCAGATTTTTTTCTGTCAATTGAGCATTATCTTGGTTCTTTTATGTTCCCTTTATTAGAGGAAACACGTGCTGCATTATGTGCAAGCATGGAGGTAATTTCAGAGGCCCCAGTAGGAGAAGTAACCTCCCTTGCAGAGTCTAAGCCTTATGGTTCACTCTTATATCAGATCAATGTTGACTCTTGGAAGAACAAGTTGAGATTAGGTGGCAAGGAAGAATACAGAGCTAAGGCTGgggatatttttgttttttcagatATAATACCTGAAACTGTTTCTGATTTACAATGTTATGGGAGATCTTGGACTTTTGCTGCAGTAATTTATGCTACTGACTATGAACAATCAGAAGAGGGCTCAGGTGTTTCTTTACAAGTCAAGGCTTCTAGTGCTATCGAAGTCAAAGATGGGATGCAGAATTCACTTTTTGCAATTTTTCTGGTAAATTTAACAACAAATGACCGAATATGGGCTGCTTTGAAAGGGATAGGAAACTTGAAGATTATGGAGAATATTCTTGGTGACAATCTTAAG GCTGAGAAATTCTGCAATATCTGTTCTCTTTGGGATGAAAGATTTGTGAAGGGCATATTACCCGAGTTGAGTGAGTCCCAAACCGACGCCGTACTACACTCTATTTTGGCAATGCAGTGCAATCACGAGTATTTTGTTAAGCTTATCTGGGGTCCACCAGGAACAGGAAAAACAAAAACGGTCAGTTCATTGCTTTGGAGTGCCTTAAGAATGAAGTGCAGAACTCTGGCATGTGCTCCAACAAACATTGCAGTTAAGCAGGTGGCCTCACGTGTCCTTATGCTGGTTAGAAGTTTCAGGCAAGCTGAATATGGAATGAATAGCACATGTTGTTCATTGGGGGATGTGCTGTTGTTTGGAAGTGAGGATCGGTTGAAAGTGGGTGATGATCTTGAGGAAATATTTATCAATTATCGGGTGGATAGGTTTGTGGAATGCTTTGGAAGACTAACTGGGTGGAAGCATCGCTTTACATCCATGATAGATTTTCTTGAAAATTGTGTTCCACAGTACAATATTTACttagaaaataaactaagccAGGTTCATGAAGCTTGTGAGGAGAACAAAACTAGCAAAGATGGTCTGTCATTTCTTGATTTCACACGGAAATGGTTTAAGGAAGTTGCACAACCAGTACGAGAATGTGTCAGGGTATTATCCACCCATCTGCCCAAACATCTTATCTTGGCACAGATTTTCCAATGCACAATTTCTTTGCTTTATTTGCTGGAGTCCTTTGAAATTATGTTGTTTCAAGATGATGTGGTTGAGAAAGAGCTTGAAGAACTCTTTTTACATTCAGAAGAAGTTGGAATTGCAATGCCTCCTTTGGTTAAACTTGAGCCTCAATGTATTAATTGTTCCAAATCAGACATTTTGTTGAAGATCAGAAACACTCTAAGATCTCTTCATGATTCTGTCATGAATCTTGATCTGCCCCAATCTATGAACAAAGGTTCAATAAGAAAACTATGTTTTCAGTCTGCTTCTTTAATTTTCTGCACAGCATCAAGTTCATATAAGTTGCATTCTTTAGAAATGGAGCCTCTGAATTTACTAGTTATTGATGAAGCTGCTCAGTTGAAGGAATGTGAATCAGTAATACCTTTACAACTCCCAGGCATACGACATGCTATTCTCATTGGTGATGAGTGTCAGCTTCCTGCAATGGTTGAAAGCAAG GTATCTAGTGAAGCTGGTTTTGGAAGGAGTCTGTTTGAGAGATTGAGTGTACTCGAGCATCCAAAGCACCTTCTTAATATGCAGTATAGGATGCATCCTGAAGTCAGTATTTTTCCAAACGCAAGGTTCTACTGCAACCAGATCTTGGATGCACCAAGTGTTCAGGATAAAAGTTATGAGAAACACTATCTTCCTGGACCTATGTATGGCCCTTACTCATTCATAAATATCCGTGATGGAAGAGAGATATTAGATGATGTTGGACGTAGTCGAAAAAATCTGGTTGAGGTAGCTGTTGTTGTAAAAGTATTGCGTAATCTTTATAAAGGTATGTTCTGGTTGTAG